CCCACACCACACCGCCGACGATTTGGCTATGGGCGGTTTTGGGGCTGATTACGCGGCCACCAGCAATAGCACTCACCACGCGGCGGACGCAAATCTGACCTAGGTCCTCGTCTACTTCTACTTCCACAAACACCGCCGAGTGCGTGTTGCGGGCGTATTTCATCTGTTTCAGAAGGTTAGGTATTGAGGTAGTTTCCTCCTCAATGAAGTTTACTTCGCCCTGACGCATGGCATCAATGATGGACACCCCGGAAGCGTAGTCGCCTTTCAGCTGCACCTTGCCATCCACAAATTCCACATCCTCGAAGCTAGCGCCCGACAGCGGCGAATCCTTTACCTTCTTAGCGAGCTTAAGCAGCTTCTTACCAACTGCTTCGCAGGCTTCTTTCACAGCTGTGCCTACTGAAGATACGGTCCAGGAGCCGCCTTGCAAGGGGGCTTGCGGCAGCGTGGTATCCCCAAGCTTGAAGGTCACATCCTCCAGCGGCAGACCTAGGGTCTCGGCTGCAATCATCGTCATGGCCGTGTAGGTACCAGTGCCGATATCGGCAGTACCGCTGCCCACTACCAGTTTGCCGTCGATGGAAAGGTTGGCTTTGGCGGCCGCTTTCTGCTGCTGCGCATCCCACATGCCCGTAGCTACGCCCCAGCCGATAAGCTTTGTGCCTTCGCGGGTCGAGCGGGGTAGGGGCTTGCGCTTAGCCCAACCAAACTTCTCTGCCCCTTGGTGGTAACACTCCCGCAAGGCTTTGCTCGAGAAAGGCTTGCCCTCGAACTCGTTTTCTTCGGCGTAGTTGATCAGGCGCAGCTCCAAGGGGTCGATGTTGAGCTTATAGGATAGCTCATCCATTGCCGTCTCGGTGGCCAAGATGCCCGTCGCCGCGCCTGGTGCGCGCATATCGAGCGGCGTAAACAGGTCAAGGTTGCGCAGGTAATACCCTAGCTTCACGTTGTCGCAGTGGTAGAGCGAGCCCGACCAGTTCACAATCACCTCAGTGTACTCTTCAAAGCGAGAGGTTTCAGACAACGCTTCGTGCTTGATGGCTTGCAACGAACCATCGTTGGCAGCACCAAGCGATACGGTTTGAAGCGTGCCAGGGCGGTGCCCGAAGCTAAACATCTGCTGACGCGTGAGGACCACGCGCACCGAGCGTTTTAGCTCCAAAGCGGCCATCAC
This Hymenobacter sp. GOD-10R DNA region includes the following protein-coding sequences:
- a CDS encoding xanthine dehydrogenase family protein molybdopterin-binding subunit; translation: MAATTYVGKPTSRVDGRAKVTGEAKYAAEFNTPGLTYGFVLSSAIAKGKIKKIDASQALSLDGVLQVFTHENAPRPSHFDRNFKDQDSVAGSPFKPLYSAEIKFSQQPIGLVVADSFEVARYAASLVKVEYEAEKPETDLRRIPKGHKAPKGKSGFTPPKDRGNADKAFKQADVQFEAEYFHMPEHHNPMEMFATTVIMEEDGKLKIYDKIQGAFNSQEYVTKVFGLSKEEARVISPFVGGGFGSGLRPQYQLYLSVMAALELKRSVRVVLTRQQMFSFGHRPGTLQTVSLGAANDGSLQAIKHEALSETSRFEEYTEVIVNWSGSLYHCDNVKLGYYLRNLDLFTPLDMRAPGAATGILATETAMDELSYKLNIDPLELRLINYAEENEFEGKPFSSKALRECYHQGAEKFGWAKRKPLPRSTREGTKLIGWGVATGMWDAQQQKAAAKANLSIDGKLVVGSGTADIGTGTYTAMTMIAAETLGLPLEDVTFKLGDTTLPQAPLQGGSWTVSSVGTAVKEACEAVGKKLLKLAKKVKDSPLSGASFEDVEFVDGKVQLKGDYASGVSIIDAMRQGEVNFIEEETTSIPNLLKQMKYARNTHSAVFVEVEVDEDLGQICVRRVVSAIAGGRVISPKTAHSQIVGGVVWGISMALHEESVLDHNLGRFMNHSLAEYHVAVNADIHDIEVIFVEEHDDIVNPLGAKGLGEIGIVGVAAAVGNAIYHATGKRVRDFPITLDKLL